The following proteins are encoded in a genomic region of Acidobacteriota bacterium:
- the tmk gene encoding dTMP kinase, translating to MNERPKPDYPGKLVAVEGLDGSGKSTQIYLLHQWLKARGYRVFFSEWNSSVLVKEATRKGKKRQLLTPTTFSLIHATDFADRYERQILPLLRGGHIVLCDRYMFTSFARDAVRGCDPGWLRRMYGFATRPDITFFFRLPLETALGRILEGRPKLKYFEAGMDLGLSPDPTESFKIFQGRVLDQYIAMVDEFNFTEVDATQPVHAQQRAIRKILQERVDLAFFHKRYAQ from the coding sequence ATGAACGAACGGCCCAAACCCGACTACCCCGGAAAGCTCGTGGCGGTGGAAGGCCTGGACGGGTCCGGCAAGTCCACTCAGATCTACCTCCTCCACCAGTGGCTGAAGGCCCGGGGATACCGCGTGTTCTTCTCGGAATGGAACTCCTCGGTGCTCGTCAAGGAGGCCACCCGCAAGGGGAAGAAGCGCCAGCTCCTCACCCCGACGACCTTCAGCCTGATCCACGCCACGGACTTCGCGGACCGGTACGAGCGCCAGATCCTCCCCCTGTTGCGAGGCGGCCACATCGTCCTTTGCGACCGGTACATGTTCACCTCCTTCGCCCGGGACGCGGTTCGGGGCTGCGATCCGGGGTGGCTGAGGCGGATGTACGGGTTCGCCACGCGCCCCGACATCACCTTCTTTTTCCGACTGCCCCTCGAGACGGCCCTCGGCCGCATCCTGGAGGGGCGTCCCAAGCTCAAGTACTTCGAGGCGGGCATGGACCTGGGCCTGAGCCCCGACCCCACCGAAAGCTTCAAGATCTTCCAGGGGAGGGTTCTCGACCAGTACATCGCCATGGTGGACGAGTTCAACTTCACCGAGGTGGACGCCACCCAGCCCGTTCACGCCCAGCAGCGGGCCATCCGGAAGATCCTCCAGGAACGGGTGGACCTGGCCTTCTTCCACAAGAGGTACGCCCAATGA
- a CDS encoding CHAD domain-containing protein — MADPLPGPDARAGGADPPACPAFLLRGDAFWERALRELKSAGYLPGPAAETRLDLLYLDTVEGRLARDGWRLVLCGEGGRLEVRTQDPSGSEPGGGLPFNGDPHAPVFDARALTREAEILLRAAKKPLVPVLRVRVRRREVEIRTPEGAAARLVMDRFPAPGPDRRGARGHLSLRLLPGSDPAAGLHLQVLLRDRVGLAEAPGDLLTTALRLAGRPEPGALPPPASPVRSEDALGLAARKIVALQTHRLGLQVPWALRDLHPEFVHDARVATRRLRTALRLLAPYLGPRRAESLRLELAWAGRLLGQVRDLDVFLEELRAMERRLPEGMSLPHGLVDRLLRDRSEALEAMVSGLSGRRFAALLDRLGRLAASPAPKGRPGAPPPTAGRAAPVLLLRAEKQARRMGRAVEAASPSEALHRLRILFKRLRYTGEFFETVLGGAMGPYLRAVVALQDTLGAHQDAVVGARRLVEAAEAPAARGAPSADFLAVGALLQQFAASARERRAEFPARFAAFEKAVRKRRGRAKGKTAETFTRPPA, encoded by the coding sequence ATGGCTGATCCCCTTCCAGGCCCCGACGCGAGGGCCGGCGGAGCGGACCCGCCGGCATGCCCCGCCTTCCTCCTGCGGGGAGACGCCTTCTGGGAGCGCGCGCTGAGAGAGCTGAAGTCCGCCGGATACCTCCCCGGCCCGGCCGCGGAGACCCGCCTGGACCTCCTCTACCTGGATACGGTGGAAGGGCGTCTGGCCCGCGATGGATGGAGGCTGGTCCTTTGCGGGGAGGGAGGGCGGCTGGAAGTCCGGACCCAGGACCCCTCGGGGTCCGAGCCCGGCGGCGGCCTCCCCTTCAACGGAGACCCCCATGCGCCCGTGTTCGATGCGCGCGCCCTGACCCGGGAAGCCGAGATCCTCCTTCGGGCCGCCAAGAAACCCCTCGTCCCGGTCCTGAGGGTGAGGGTCCGGCGCCGGGAGGTGGAGATTCGCACGCCTGAGGGGGCGGCGGCGAGGCTCGTGATGGACCGCTTCCCAGCGCCCGGGCCCGACCGGAGGGGGGCCAGGGGCCACCTTTCCCTCCGGCTCCTTCCCGGAAGCGATCCCGCCGCGGGCCTCCACCTCCAGGTCTTGCTTCGGGACCGGGTGGGGCTGGCCGAGGCTCCCGGTGACCTCCTGACCACCGCCCTCCGCCTGGCGGGCCGGCCCGAGCCCGGCGCCCTTCCCCCTCCGGCCTCGCCCGTCCGATCGGAGGACGCTCTGGGGCTGGCCGCCCGCAAGATTGTGGCCCTCCAGACCCATCGCCTGGGCCTCCAGGTGCCCTGGGCCCTGCGCGACCTCCATCCCGAGTTCGTCCACGACGCCCGCGTGGCCACCCGCCGTCTTCGGACCGCCCTGCGCCTCCTGGCGCCGTATCTGGGGCCGCGCCGGGCCGAATCTCTGCGCCTCGAATTGGCATGGGCCGGGCGCCTGCTCGGACAGGTGCGGGACCTCGACGTGTTTCTGGAGGAGCTGCGAGCCATGGAGCGCAGGCTCCCGGAGGGGATGAGTCTGCCCCACGGGCTGGTGGACCGCCTCCTCCGGGATCGCTCCGAGGCCCTGGAGGCCATGGTCTCCGGCCTCTCGGGCCGGCGCTTCGCCGCCCTCCTGGACCGCCTCGGGCGCCTGGCCGCCTCGCCCGCGCCGAAGGGGCGTCCGGGAGCCCCGCCGCCGACGGCGGGCCGGGCGGCGCCCGTCCTTCTTCTCCGGGCCGAGAAGCAGGCGCGGAGAATGGGACGGGCCGTGGAGGCCGCCTCGCCCTCCGAGGCCCTCCACCGCCTGCGCATCCTCTTCAAGCGTTTGCGGTATACGGGGGAGTTCTTCGAAACCGTCCTCGGAGGGGCCATGGGGCCCTACCTCCGAGCCGTCGTCGCCCTCCAGGACACGCTGGGGGCCCACCAGGACGCGGTAGTCGGCGCGCGACGCCTGGTGGAGGCCGCCGAGGCTCCGGCGGCTCGGGGGGCGCCATCCGCCGATTTCCTGGCCGTGGGAGCGCTCCTCCAGCAGTTCGCCGCCTCGGCCCGCGAGCGCCGGGCCGAGTTCCCCGCGAGGTTCGCGGCCTTCGAGAAGGCCGTGCGGAAGCGGCGCGGCCGCGCCAAGGGGAAAACCGCGGAAACCTTCACCCGGCCGCCTGCGTAA
- a CDS encoding ABC transporter ATP-binding protein, producing the protein MGAILRVEGAKARYGKLEALRGVSFEVEGGAVGLLGPNGAGKSTLIKAVLGLLPLAQGRIWLMGEDARKLGPALRDRVGYVPEREGTRPGMSGVAWVAFLGEISGLPRSAAVERAHEVLQYVGLGESRYRNVETYSTGMQQRLKLAASLVHDPALVLLDEPTAGMDPVGREEMLDLCGDLVRQGKTLLLSTHILKDVEAVCSRVVILNRGEMLTYATVEDWTRSEAQHFLVQWEGEKEAFEAACRKAGVAVSDGHRGLYRVVLPSGESLKVIFGLALEAGGTVTRLVRESTSLETLFLKALEQNGGGDARV; encoded by the coding sequence ATGGGCGCGATTCTGAGGGTCGAGGGGGCGAAAGCCAGGTACGGAAAGCTGGAGGCCCTGCGGGGAGTCTCCTTCGAGGTGGAGGGGGGCGCCGTGGGGCTCCTCGGCCCCAACGGGGCCGGAAAGTCCACGCTGATCAAGGCGGTCCTCGGGCTTCTGCCCCTTGCCCAAGGCCGCATCTGGCTGATGGGAGAGGACGCCCGCAAGCTCGGCCCCGCCCTCCGCGACCGGGTCGGCTACGTTCCCGAGCGAGAGGGCACTCGCCCGGGGATGAGCGGCGTCGCGTGGGTGGCCTTTCTCGGCGAGATCTCCGGGCTTCCCCGGAGCGCGGCCGTGGAGCGGGCCCACGAAGTGCTCCAGTACGTGGGTCTAGGGGAGAGCCGTTATCGGAACGTGGAAACCTACTCCACGGGCATGCAGCAACGCCTGAAGCTGGCGGCGTCCCTGGTCCACGACCCGGCCCTGGTCCTCCTCGACGAGCCCACGGCGGGCATGGATCCCGTAGGGCGCGAGGAGATGCTGGACCTCTGCGGGGATCTCGTGCGCCAGGGGAAGACCTTGCTCCTTTCGACCCACATCCTGAAGGACGTGGAGGCCGTCTGCTCCCGCGTGGTCATCCTCAACCGGGGCGAGATGCTCACCTACGCGACCGTGGAGGACTGGACCCGGAGCGAGGCCCAGCACTTCCTGGTCCAGTGGGAGGGCGAAAAAGAGGCCTTCGAGGCGGCCTGCCGGAAGGCCGGCGTGGCCGTCTCCGACGGCCACCGGGGCCTGTACCGGGTGGTCCTCCCCTCGGGGGAGAGCCTGAAGGTCATCTTCGGCCTGGCCCTGGAGGCGGGAGGCACCGTCACCCGGCTCGTGAGGGAGTCCACGTCCCTCGAAACGCTCTTCTTGAAGGCGCTCGAACAGAACGGAGGCGGCGATGCCCGTGTTTGA
- a CDS encoding Ppx/GppA phosphatase family protein, protein MPAREGNPQKSPRKSRSPAAYPYRCASIDVGSNAMRFLAAEFSGPGEYRVLEAGRNPVRLGHGVFLGGKLHGPTADRAVEVLSEYRRKLDELRIEDYRAVATSAVRESQNGKEFLREVEERARIRLETIHGSEEARLIYRAVRSRVDLSGRRWLLVDLGGGSVEVTLADQSGILWTESHTMGAVRLLEELTGGAEDPGRFFSLVGEYVGTLKTSRDLGPAPLSMVATGGNIETLAQIALAPLNPRGVARLGVATLEKTVRHLSRLSYRERVATLGIREDRADVILPAALVYLRLARLAGAREIRVPFVGLREGIALDLADSRTGPAPGPAHRERQVEEAVLPLGRKYAFDEGHGRQVAALALSLFDQTAKVHGLGDSERALLHAAALLHDIGSFVSYTRHHKHSLYLISQSNLAGFSARETLLVANVARYHRRSMPKPTHEAFSALDRRERFTVTALASILRLADALDREHQSRVQRVEAETADSVLRLRVEGTGDLLLEGWSLKRKADLFTQTFGLQVEVAIAEGAS, encoded by the coding sequence GTGCCAGCCAGGGAGGGGAATCCGCAAAAGTCGCCCCGGAAGAGCCGTTCCCCCGCGGCCTATCCCTACCGTTGCGCCTCCATCGACGTGGGGTCCAACGCCATGCGCTTTCTGGCGGCCGAGTTCTCGGGCCCCGGTGAGTACCGGGTCCTGGAAGCGGGCCGGAACCCCGTCCGTCTCGGCCATGGGGTGTTTCTCGGCGGGAAACTGCACGGTCCCACGGCGGACCGCGCGGTGGAGGTCCTTTCGGAGTACCGGAGGAAGCTGGACGAACTGCGCATCGAGGACTATCGGGCCGTGGCCACAAGCGCCGTCCGCGAGAGCCAGAACGGAAAGGAATTCCTCCGGGAGGTCGAGGAGCGGGCGAGGATCCGCCTGGAGACCATCCACGGCTCCGAGGAGGCGCGGCTCATCTACCGCGCCGTGCGAAGCCGCGTGGACCTCTCGGGGCGCCGCTGGCTCCTGGTGGACCTCGGGGGGGGCAGCGTGGAGGTGACCCTGGCCGACCAGTCGGGGATCCTGTGGACCGAGTCCCACACCATGGGCGCGGTCCGCCTCCTCGAAGAATTGACGGGAGGGGCCGAAGATCCGGGGAGGTTCTTCTCCCTCGTGGGGGAATACGTCGGAACCCTGAAGACCAGCCGGGATCTGGGACCGGCGCCCCTGAGCATGGTGGCCACGGGGGGAAACATCGAAACCCTGGCCCAGATCGCCCTGGCCCCCCTGAATCCCCGCGGCGTGGCGCGCCTCGGTGTGGCAACACTGGAAAAGACCGTTCGGCACCTGTCCCGGCTCAGCTACCGGGAGCGCGTGGCCACCCTGGGGATCCGGGAAGACCGGGCGGACGTCATCCTCCCCGCGGCCCTGGTTTACCTGCGCCTGGCCCGTCTGGCGGGGGCCCGGGAGATCCGGGTGCCCTTCGTCGGGCTGAGGGAGGGCATCGCCCTGGACCTCGCCGATTCCCGCACGGGCCCCGCCCCCGGTCCCGCCCACCGGGAGAGGCAGGTGGAGGAGGCGGTCCTCCCGCTCGGGCGCAAGTATGCCTTCGACGAAGGCCACGGGCGCCAGGTGGCGGCCCTCGCTCTGTCCCTCTTCGACCAGACCGCCAAGGTGCACGGCCTGGGGGACTCGGAAAGGGCCCTCCTCCACGCCGCCGCCCTCCTCCACGACATCGGCTCGTTCGTGAGCTACACCCGCCACCACAAACACAGCCTGTACCTCATCTCCCAGAGCAACCTGGCGGGCTTCTCGGCCAGGGAGACCCTGCTGGTGGCGAACGTGGCCCGGTACCACAGGCGGAGCATGCCCAAACCCACCCACGAGGCCTTCTCCGCTCTCGATCGGAGGGAGCGGTTCACGGTGACGGCCCTGGCCTCCATTCTCCGCCTCGCCGACGCCCTGGACCGGGAACACCAGAGCCGGGTTCAGCGCGTGGAGGCCGAGACGGCGGATTCGGTCCTCCGCCTCCGCGTGGAAGGGACGGGGGATCTGCTCCTGGAAGGATGGTCCTTGAAGCGCAAGGCGGATCTCTTCACGCAGACCTTCGGCCTCCAGGTGGAGGTCGCCATCGCGGAGGGGGCTTCATGA
- a CDS encoding thymidylate kinase yields MSRGKTFYHHPPAGVDPRKLSGWLLVIEGADSSGRSTHVNLLSEWLEEQGYAVVQVGLKRSTLVGAELELAKQGNVLSPRTMSLFYATDFYDQLENVIIPALRAGFVVLADRYIYTLMVRDVVRGADPEWLASLYGMALVPDAVFYLSVSMNTLVERTFQARTQLDYWESGMDCGLSRDWFESFLLYQRKIRREFIALGKRYGFRTVNGNRSIPALHRELVSLTRGVLENPS; encoded by the coding sequence ATGAGCCGCGGAAAGACCTTCTATCACCACCCGCCCGCCGGAGTGGACCCCCGGAAGCTCTCGGGATGGCTTCTGGTGATCGAGGGCGCCGACTCCTCGGGGCGGTCCACCCACGTGAACCTCCTATCCGAGTGGCTGGAGGAGCAGGGCTACGCCGTGGTCCAGGTGGGCCTCAAGCGGTCCACGCTCGTGGGGGCCGAGCTGGAGCTGGCCAAGCAGGGGAACGTCCTCAGCCCCCGGACCATGAGCCTCTTCTACGCCACGGACTTCTACGACCAGTTGGAGAACGTCATCATCCCGGCCTTGAGGGCGGGGTTCGTGGTGCTGGCCGACCGGTACATCTACACCCTCATGGTGCGCGACGTGGTGCGTGGCGCGGACCCGGAATGGCTCGCCTCCCTCTACGGTATGGCCCTCGTCCCCGACGCCGTCTTCTACCTGTCCGTGTCCATGAACACGCTGGTGGAGCGGACCTTCCAGGCGAGGACCCAGCTGGACTACTGGGAGTCGGGAATGGACTGCGGCCTCAGCCGGGACTGGTTCGAGAGCTTTCTGCTGTACCAGCGGAAAATCAGGAGGGAGTTCATCGCCCTCGGGAAACGGTACGGGTTCCGCACGGTGAACGGGAACCGGAGCATCCCGGCCCTGCACCGGGAACTCGTGTCCCTCACACGGGGGGTTCTGGAGAACCCCTCCTGA
- the dnaN gene encoding DNA polymerase III subunit beta, with amino-acid sequence MEIRIDARDLLSDLSLAQGIVESKATIPILSNLLLRAQDNHLEVAATDLEVTLKCRCSAEVLEPGGITVPARKLGAIVRAFVGSASPLSLKTTAQGRLFLQPVGERQEYHLQTLPEEDFPTLLAPQDGKSLDLPAEAFKRCISEALVSVGAEESRFSIRGGLLLLESDRLALISTDSHRLTYTEWAGPVGMAEPLRVLIPRKTLVEFLKLDGAETVRVTFRENHIFLETENRLLYSRLMDSTFPAWEKVLPTESDKRAVLDRGALSERLKRVSMVAESKTRAITLSFDPAGSLEILARNPETGDEGREFLACDGYEGEALSIVFNVDYLLEFLAACAEEKVVFSMRESNYQALLQPVRPSGVGVHKHVLMPLRFD; translated from the coding sequence ATGGAAATCCGGATCGACGCGCGGGATCTCCTGTCCGACCTGAGCCTCGCCCAAGGCATCGTGGAGAGCAAGGCCACCATCCCCATCCTCTCCAACCTCCTGTTAAGGGCCCAGGACAACCACTTGGAAGTGGCGGCGACGGATCTCGAGGTGACCCTGAAGTGCCGCTGTTCCGCCGAGGTTCTCGAACCGGGCGGAATCACCGTCCCCGCGCGAAAGCTGGGCGCCATCGTCCGGGCCTTCGTGGGCTCCGCGAGCCCCCTCTCGCTCAAGACCACGGCCCAGGGAAGGCTCTTCCTGCAACCCGTGGGGGAAAGGCAGGAGTATCACCTGCAGACGCTCCCCGAGGAGGACTTTCCCACCCTCCTCGCCCCCCAGGATGGGAAGTCCCTGGACCTGCCCGCGGAAGCCTTCAAGCGTTGCATCTCCGAGGCGCTGGTCTCGGTTGGGGCCGAAGAGAGCCGGTTTTCGATCCGCGGGGGGCTTCTCCTGCTGGAGTCGGATCGCCTGGCCCTGATCTCCACCGACTCCCACAGGCTGACCTACACCGAATGGGCCGGGCCGGTGGGGATGGCCGAGCCTCTCCGGGTTCTCATCCCCCGCAAGACCCTGGTGGAGTTCCTGAAATTGGACGGCGCCGAGACGGTGCGGGTGACCTTCCGCGAGAACCACATCTTTCTGGAGACGGAGAACCGCCTGTTGTACAGCCGTTTGATGGATTCCACCTTTCCGGCGTGGGAGAAGGTCCTTCCCACGGAGTCCGACAAGCGCGCCGTCCTGGACCGGGGGGCGCTTTCGGAACGGCTCAAGCGGGTCTCCATGGTCGCGGAGAGCAAGACCCGGGCCATCACCCTCTCCTTCGATCCGGCGGGGAGCCTCGAGATCCTGGCCAGGAACCCCGAGACGGGGGACGAAGGACGGGAATTCCTGGCCTGCGATGGGTACGAGGGAGAGGCCCTGTCCATCGTCTTCAACGTGGACTACCTGCTCGAGTTCCTCGCCGCGTGCGCGGAGGAGAAGGTGGTCTTCTCCATGCGCGAGAGCAACTACCAGGCCCTACTCCAACCGGTCCGCCCCTCGGGGGTGGGGGTCCACAAGCACGTGCTCATGCCGCTGAGGTTTGATTGA
- a CDS encoding ABC transporter permease produces MDSATRALFAFTARRMALSVKGLLFGLMAVFPWGVTLLLRLLVAKGIPVPLGGITLYGMVVFLYVCGFLLPLSTLFFGVGLIADEREGGTLPYLFGRPVPRARLFLVRYAAMSTVIVAGCWASVLGTYVLGVSEAGAGALGREAGTLLLDLGVVGLGALVYGALFAFLGLSLKRPLFAGLLIGFGWENAVAYIPGFLKRLTVLFHLHTLLPHGGGPTGIIQQMLSSTESQTAALLFLIFYGVLFVGLACLVIRRIEAASAQEADA; encoded by the coding sequence ATGGACAGTGCGACGCGCGCCCTCTTCGCCTTCACCGCCCGCCGGATGGCCCTCTCCGTGAAGGGCCTCCTCTTCGGCCTCATGGCCGTCTTTCCCTGGGGTGTGACCCTCCTCCTGCGCCTCCTCGTGGCCAAGGGGATCCCCGTGCCCCTGGGGGGCATCACCCTCTACGGGATGGTGGTCTTCCTCTACGTCTGCGGCTTCCTGCTCCCCCTCTCCACCCTCTTCTTCGGCGTGGGCCTCATCGCCGACGAGCGCGAGGGCGGGACCCTGCCCTACCTCTTCGGACGGCCCGTGCCCAGGGCCCGCCTCTTCCTCGTGCGCTACGCGGCCATGTCCACCGTCATCGTGGCGGGCTGTTGGGCCTCCGTCCTGGGGACGTACGTGCTGGGGGTTTCGGAAGCCGGCGCCGGCGCCCTGGGAAGAGAGGCCGGGACGCTCCTTCTGGATCTGGGCGTGGTGGGCCTGGGGGCCCTCGTCTACGGGGCCCTGTTCGCCTTCCTGGGCCTTTCTCTCAAGCGCCCCCTCTTCGCGGGACTGCTCATCGGCTTCGGCTGGGAGAACGCGGTGGCCTACATCCCCGGCTTCCTCAAGCGGCTGACGGTGCTCTTCCACCTCCACACCCTCCTGCCCCACGGGGGCGGGCCCACGGGGATCATCCAGCAGATGCTCTCCTCCACCGAGAGCCAGACCGCCGCCCTGCTCTTCCTGATCTTCTACGGGGTGCTCTTCGTCGGCCTCGCCTGCCTCGTCATCCGCCGCATCGAGGCCGCCTCCGCTCAGGAGGCCGACGCCTGA
- a CDS encoding metallophosphoesterase family protein → MRVAFLSDVHANFPALWKALEGARRHGAEDVVCAGDLVGFGPHPVEVVRLLMERRVRCVQGNVERKLLDLPSSPKRLRKKLDKKASAALAWTALALGEEERRFLEALPERLDLDFGGCSVLVVHGSPLSDTDYVYPSLTRRALEAKLGPLRPAVLVCGHSHVPFTRLLGGTRVVNCGSVGKPVDGDPRGAYALVDFLGGRAARARIVRFAYPAESVARDLAERRAAAARPEEFLSGRKHSDG, encoded by the coding sequence ATGAGGGTCGCCTTTCTCTCGGACGTCCACGCCAACTTCCCGGCCCTCTGGAAGGCCCTCGAGGGAGCGCGCCGGCACGGGGCCGAAGACGTGGTGTGCGCGGGGGATCTCGTGGGCTTCGGTCCCCACCCCGTGGAGGTCGTCCGGCTCCTCATGGAGCGCCGCGTCCGGTGCGTTCAGGGGAACGTCGAGAGAAAGCTCCTGGACCTGCCCTCCTCCCCCAAACGCCTGAGGAAAAAGCTCGACAAGAAGGCCTCGGCGGCCCTGGCCTGGACGGCTCTGGCCCTGGGCGAGGAGGAGCGCCGGTTTCTGGAGGCCCTGCCCGAGCGCCTGGATCTCGACTTCGGCGGATGCTCGGTCCTCGTAGTCCACGGGAGCCCCCTTTCGGATACGGACTACGTCTACCCGAGCCTGACCCGCAGGGCCCTGGAAGCCAAACTCGGCCCCCTGCGCCCCGCGGTCCTCGTGTGCGGCCACTCCCACGTCCCCTTCACCCGGCTCCTGGGGGGAACCCGAGTGGTGAACTGCGGCTCCGTCGGCAAGCCGGTGGACGGCGATCCGAGGGGGGCGTACGCCCTGGTGGACTTTCTCGGGGGGCGGGCGGCCAGGGCGCGCATCGTCCGCTTCGCTTATCCCGCGGAGTCGGTGGCCCGCGACCTCGCCGAGCGCCGCGCCGCGGCGGCCCGCCCGGAGGAGTTCCTCTCGGGCCGGAAGCACTCCGATGGCTGA
- a CDS encoding ABC transporter ATP-binding protein — protein MIRVQNASRWYGLVVGINRVSLDLEPGVTGLLGVNGAGKSTLLNLMAGLLQPTAGSVTLGGEPIFANPGALTRIGYCPGADRFWEDMTGLEFVAFLGRLSGLSPAAATERAGRALQEVALGDEGGKKIRAMSKGMRQKVKMAQALVHDPQILLLDEPLNGMDPPSRAHAIAAIKRWGEEGRCVLVSSHLLHEVEAMTSRILLLHYGRVLASGEVPQVREAIASRPLKVFLRCADARALASVLIAWPTVASVTFAGDGRNLTVEVSDASDFRARLGALLAEREVGLEILNPLDDNLAAVFSYLVA, from the coding sequence ATGATCCGCGTGCAGAACGCCTCGCGCTGGTACGGCCTCGTGGTGGGGATCAACCGGGTTTCCCTGGACCTGGAGCCCGGCGTCACGGGGCTCCTGGGCGTGAACGGCGCCGGAAAGAGCACCCTCCTCAACCTCATGGCGGGCCTCCTCCAGCCCACCGCGGGGTCGGTCACCCTCGGCGGCGAGCCCATCTTCGCGAACCCCGGCGCCCTGACGCGCATCGGCTACTGCCCGGGGGCGGACCGCTTCTGGGAGGACATGACGGGCCTGGAATTCGTCGCCTTCCTGGGGCGCCTGTCGGGCCTGAGCCCTGCCGCGGCGACGGAGCGCGCCGGGAGGGCCCTCCAGGAGGTGGCCCTCGGGGACGAGGGCGGGAAGAAGATCCGGGCCATGAGCAAGGGCATGCGCCAGAAGGTGAAGATGGCCCAGGCGCTGGTCCACGATCCGCAGATCCTCCTGCTCGACGAGCCCCTCAACGGCATGGACCCGCCGAGCCGCGCCCATGCCATCGCCGCCATCAAGCGGTGGGGGGAGGAGGGGCGCTGCGTCCTGGTCTCGTCCCACCTCCTCCACGAGGTGGAGGCCATGACGAGCCGCATCCTCCTGCTCCACTACGGGCGCGTCCTGGCTTCGGGCGAGGTCCCCCAAGTGCGGGAGGCCATCGCGAGCCGTCCCCTGAAGGTCTTCCTGAGGTGCGCCGACGCCCGAGCCCTCGCCTCGGTGCTCATCGCCTGGCCCACGGTGGCCTCGGTCACCTTCGCGGGCGACGGGCGCAACCTCACGGTGGAGGTCTCCGACGCCTCGGACTTCCGGGCGCGCCTGGGCGCCCTCCTGGCGGAACGGGAGGTGGGGCTGGAAATCCTCAACCCCCTCGACGACAACCTGGCGGCGGTCTTCTCCTACCTGGTGGCCTGA
- the dnaA gene encoding chromosomal replication initiator protein DnaA: MTVRLWSQILEKVKGKVPESAFSAWFKPLKPLKIDETSVTIQTPNPLFREWLESHYRGVLEDAAAEAGHPELRFAFVDGAAEDLVLTAPDPPKPAKSAARSPSGSDVAEPPFNPLYRFDTFVVGPSNRFAFAACQAVAQNPSRSYNPLYIYGGVGLGKTHLMQSIGAELRRAFPGLRVCYLSTERFMNEMIASITHRQQHEFRDRYRKADVILLDDVQFLSGKEGTQEELFHTFNALHESQRQIVLSSDCPPRDLHSIEERLRSRFEWGLIADIQPPELETKVAILYKKAEAYRVSLPEDVALFIAARIKSNIRELEGCLLRLIAFSSFKGLPITVDLARETFESLFKEDGRVVSVEAIQKHVAAYYKMKVQDLKAKSNRASIVFPRQVAMYLAKELTTSSLPEIGRKFGGKHHTTVLHAIRKIEARTKSDPHLQQQIHNFIRSFR, from the coding sequence ATGACGGTTCGCTTGTGGTCGCAGATTCTGGAGAAGGTCAAGGGGAAGGTGCCGGAGAGCGCCTTCTCCGCGTGGTTCAAGCCGCTCAAACCCCTGAAGATCGATGAGACTTCGGTGACGATCCAGACCCCCAATCCCCTGTTCCGCGAGTGGCTCGAGAGCCACTACCGGGGGGTCCTGGAGGACGCGGCGGCGGAGGCGGGCCACCCGGAACTCCGGTTCGCCTTCGTGGACGGCGCGGCCGAAGACCTCGTTCTCACCGCGCCGGATCCTCCCAAGCCGGCCAAGTCCGCCGCGAGGTCCCCTTCCGGGTCCGACGTGGCCGAGCCCCCCTTCAACCCCCTCTACCGGTTCGACACCTTCGTGGTGGGGCCGTCCAACCGCTTCGCCTTCGCGGCCTGCCAGGCCGTGGCCCAGAATCCCTCCCGGTCTTACAACCCGCTGTACATCTACGGCGGCGTGGGCCTGGGAAAGACTCACCTCATGCAATCCATCGGGGCGGAGTTGAGGCGGGCCTTCCCTGGACTGAGGGTCTGCTACCTCTCCACCGAACGCTTCATGAACGAGATGATCGCGTCCATCACCCACCGCCAGCAGCACGAGTTCCGGGACCGCTACCGGAAGGCGGACGTGATCCTACTGGACGACGTGCAATTCCTGTCGGGCAAGGAGGGCACCCAAGAGGAGCTCTTCCACACCTTCAACGCCCTCCACGAGTCCCAAAGGCAGATCGTGCTGAGCTCCGATTGTCCCCCGAGGGACCTCCACAGCATCGAGGAGCGCCTGCGGTCCCGCTTCGAGTGGGGTCTCATCGCCGACATCCAGCCGCCGGAGTTGGAGACGAAGGTGGCCATCCTCTACAAGAAGGCGGAGGCCTACCGAGTCAGCCTCCCGGAGGACGTGGCCCTCTTCATCGCCGCGCGCATCAAGAGCAACATCCGCGAACTCGAGGGGTGTCTGCTCCGCCTCATCGCCTTTTCCTCCTTCAAGGGCCTTCCCATCACGGTGGACCTGGCCCGGGAGACCTTCGAGAGCCTGTTCAAGGAGGACGGGCGCGTGGTGTCCGTGGAGGCCATCCAGAAACACGTGGCCGCCTATTACAAGATGAAGGTTCAGGACTTGAAGGCCAAGTCGAACCGGGCGAGCATCGTCTTCCCCAGACAGGTGGCCATGTACCTCGCCAAGGAGCTGACGACGTCCTCCCTTCCGGAGATCGGCAGGAAGTTCGGCGGGAAGCACCACACGACGGTGCTGCACGCCATCCGAAAGATCGAGGCCAGGACCAAGAGCGATCCCCACCTTCAACAGCAAATCCACAACTTTATCCGTTCATTTCGTTAG